Within the Novosphingobium pentaromativorans US6-1 genome, the region AGGCCAGCGACGGTTGCGATTGCGTCCCGTCGAGCGTTGGTGGCGGGCCTATGACGAAGCTCGCGCACCTTTGCAACCCCCTATCGGTCAGGAATTTTCATTCATCCTGTGGAATATCCGAAAAGCTGGGCGGACCGGGCAGGGCATAGCCGTCATCCAGCCACTGCAGCAGGTCTCGATCCCGGCACCGTTTCGAGCAGAAGGGACTGTGCTCGGCGACGCGGGGTTTGGAACAGATCGGGCATTTGCGTTCGGAGCGGGTCATGATGCCACGGCCTGCGCGAATCCTCCGCCGAGTGCAAGGTTGCTGTCCGCCTCGATGCGAATGCGGCGCCCGGTGCGGCGTTGCAGTTCTTCCTGCCATGCAGGCGCAATCGCCGCGCAGACCTGCGGATGGGCCTTGAGCAGCAAGACGCCTGGGTCGCGCACCGATTCCGCACGGCGCAGCAGCAGTCTTGCAGCCGCCGCGAAAGGCTCCTGTCGCACGTGCTGGAGAATCGACGGGCGCTCGAGGCGGGCGACGAGCTGGACGAAACCGAATCCGTTCATCGCCGTGCGCTGGTGGGGCCAACGATCGAGCGCTGCGCCGAGAGCCTCGTCCACGGCGCGCCGAT harbors:
- the yacG gene encoding DNA gyrase inhibitor YacG — its product is MTRSERKCPICSKPRVAEHSPFCSKRCRDRDLLQWLDDGYALPGPPSFSDIPQDE